From Coffea arabica cultivar ET-39 chromosome 9c, Coffea Arabica ET-39 HiFi, whole genome shotgun sequence, one genomic window encodes:
- the LOC140014119 gene encoding uncharacterized protein, whose protein sequence is MKRQFVPSHYHRDLYQKLQTLTQGQRSVEDYYKDMEISMLRADIQEDREATMARFLNGLRVEIADQLELQYYVEIEDMVEKAIKIEQRLKRRGATRNYNPPPQTFTRPFQLRREERGSNAWNTTRPKHDQGPSSRPPFAKTDSKVVPKSTIEPSKPRNRDTKCWRCQGIGHIASQCPNPRTMLVLPNGDIVTDDEEEDYNDMPPLVEEEDEIEEVPTQDKVGLVARRALATQASKDELQRDNIFYTRCHVTNKVCSLVIDPGSCTNVASALMVEKLNLPTSDHPRPYKLQWLNNSGEGSLFTNAPDASLPSIITNLLQEYQDVFLEDIPTGLPPLRGIEHQIDFIPGSSLPNKAPYRTNPEETKEQQRQVEELLSKGWIQESLSPCAVPVLLVPKKDGGWRMCTDCRAINAITVKYRHPIPRLDDMLDELHGAIIFTKIDLKSGYHQIRMKEGDEWKTAFKTKHGLFEWLVMPFGLTNAPSTFMRLMNHVLRSFIGYVVSEQGIHVDQEKVKAINEWPTPTNHIKSQDKLSKRHARWITFIDSFTFVIKYKAGKTNVVADALSRRHTLITTLDAKLLGFEFLKEFYATDSDFGEIFNSLPRHSREHYFISQGFLYYKDKLCIPKSSMRTLLVREAHGGGLMGHFGIAKTLMILQEHFFWPRMRSDVERHIERCQCDVDLIDESGAITVRVFGDLAEKILTFDALKAMKHYNQVFSNSKKWSQFA, encoded by the exons ATGAAGAGGCAATTTGTACCAAGTCACTACCATAGAGACTTGTACCAAAAACTCCAAACCTTGACTCAAGGTCAACGCTCAGttgaggactactacaaggacATGGAAATCTCCATGTTGAGAGCtgatattcaagaagatagagAGGCTACAATGGCAAGGTTTCTCAATGGTCTGAGGGTTGAAATAGCCGACCAACTGGAGCTTCAATACTATGTGGAGATAGAAGATATGGTGGAAAAGGCTATCAAGattgagcaaaggctcaagaggaggggtgcAACCAGAAATTATAACCCTCCTCCACAAACATTTACTCGACCATTCCAGCTTAGAAGGGAAGAGCGAGGTTCGAATGCTTGGAACACTACAAGGCCGAAGCACGATCAAGGACCAAGCTCGCGGCCGCCTTTTGCAAAAACCGACTCCAAGGTTGTGCCAAAGTCGACGATTGAACCTTCAAAACCTAGGAATCGTGACACCAAATGTTGGAGGTGTCAAGGAATTGGACATATTGCAAGCCAATGTCCAAATCCAAGGACCATGCTTGTCCTACCAAATGGGGACATTGTCACCGATGATGAAGAGGAGGATTACAACGACATGCCTCCCttggttgaagaggaagatgagatAGAGGAAGTTCCAACTCAAGACAAAGTTGGATTGGTAGCAAGAAGGGCACTAGCTACTCAAGCTAGTAAAGATGAGCTTCAACGTGACAACATCTTTTACACTAGGTGCCATGTGACCAACAAGGTATGCAGCTTGGTGATCGATCCCGGAAGTTGCACTAATGTTGCTAGTgcattgatggtggagaaactaaaCTTGCCAACTAGTGACCACCCCCGTCCCTACAAGCTTCAGTGGTTAAACAACAGTGGGGAG gGTTCCTTATTCACTAATGCTCCTGATGCTTCTTTGCCTAGTATTAttactaaccttttacaggagtaCCAAGACGTCTTTCTTGAGGATATACCTACTGGTTTGCCTCCATTAAGaggaattgaacatcaaattgatttcattcctggATCTTCCCTTCCAAACAAGGCACCATATAGGACCAATCCTGAGGAAACCAAGGAGCAACAACGACAAGTGGAGGAGTTGCTTAGTAAGGGTTGGATTCAAGAGAGTCTAAGCCCTTGTGCTGTACCAGTTCTACTTGTTCCAAAGAAAGATGGTGGGTGGAGAATGTGCACTGATTGTAGGGCAATTAATGCCATCACGGTAAAGTACCGCCATCCTATACCTCGTTtggatgacatgcttgatgaattacatggtgctatcatttttactaagattgatttgaaaagtggttaccatCAAATACGCATGAAGGAAggagatgaatggaaaactgcatttaaaacaaaacatggactttttgagtggttggtcatgccttttgggctaACCAATGCGCCAAGTACTTTTATGAGACTCATGAACCATGTTTTACGCTCCTTCATTG GCTATGTTGTTAGTGAGCAGGGAATTCATGTTGATCAAGAAAAGGTGAAGGCTATTAATGAATGGCCAACCCCTACCAAT CATATCAAATCCCAAGACAAGTTGAGTAAGCGACATGCACGATGGATTACATTCATTGACAGTTTTACCTTTGTGATCAAATACAAGGCAGGTAagacgaatgtagtggctgatgcactcTCGAGAAGGCATACCCTTATCACTACattagatgctaagttgcttgggTTTGAATTCCTTAAAGAATTTTATGCAACTGACTCAgattttggtgagatttttAACTCTTTGCCACGACACTCTCGTGAGCATTATTTCATCTCTCAGGGGTTCTTATACTACAAAGACAAGCTTTGCATTCCCAAGAGCTCCATGCGCACGCTCCTAGTAAGGGAAGCTCATGGAGGTGGTTTAATGGGGCATTTTGGCATTGCCAAGACCTTGATGATTCTCCAAGAGCATTTCTTCTGGCCCCGCATGAGGAGTGACGTGGAAAGGCACATTGAAAG